The following coding sequences lie in one Oncorhynchus gorbuscha isolate QuinsamMale2020 ecotype Even-year linkage group LG10, OgorEven_v1.0, whole genome shotgun sequence genomic window:
- the LOC124045686 gene encoding 5-aminolevulinate synthase, nonspecific, mitochondrial-like isoform X1: protein MPLAGQPVGSKCPFLAAEMVQKNTSVVREACIELSEDVQDRSTVHTEKSQLDPTVVDLINADRADLGTLKNMLKQHTPKVSHLLQDNLPKASANFHYDKFFEKKIDARKKDHSYRVFKTVNRRATSFPMADDYSESLLIKRDVSVWCSNDYLGMSRHPRVNQAIMDTLQKHGAGAGGTRNISGTSKFHVDLEYELANLHGKDAALLFTSCFVANDSTLFTLAKILPGCEIYSDAGNHASMIQGIRNSGAKKFIFRHNDVNHLRELLQKSDPATPKIVAFETVHSMDGAVCPLDEMCDVSHEFGAITFVDEVHAVGLYGARGGGIGDRDGVMHKMDIISGTLGKAFGCVGGYIAGTNALVDTVRSYAAGFIFTTSLPPMLLAGARESIHTLKGEEGRVLRRKHQRNVKLLRQMLMDSGLPVVYCPSHIIPVRVADAAKNTEVCDIMMSRYYIYVQAINYPTVAQGEEVLRIAPTPHHTPQMMQYFVERLVKAWNEVGLELKPHSSGECNFCQQPLHFELMTERERSFFTGMSHMISARA from the exons ATGCCTCTTGCTGGCCAGCCTGTGGGCTCCAAATGCCCCTTCCTGGCGGCTGAGATGGTGCAGAAGAACACCAGCGTGGTGAGGGAGGCCTGCATCGAGCTGTCAGAGGATGTACAGGACAGGAGCACCGTCCACACAG AGAAGTCCCAATTGgatcccactgtggtggacctgATCAACGCTGACAGGGCTGACCTAGGCACCCTGAAAAACATGCTGAAACAGCACACCCCCAAGGTTTCTCACTTACTGCAAGACAACCTACCCAAAG CATCTGCCAACTTCCACTACGATAAGTTCTTTGAGAAGAAGATCGATGCCAGGAAGAAGGATCACAGCTACCGGGTGTTTAAGACCGTGAACCGGCGCGCCACGTCCTTTCCCATGGCAGACGACTACTCTGAGTCGCTCCTCATCAAGAGAGACGTTTCTGTGTGGTGCAGCAACGACTACCTGGGCATGAGCCGACACCCCCGCGTCAACCAAGCCATCAT gGATACATTACAGAAGCACGGGGCAGGAGCTGGAGGAACACGGAACATCTCAGGGACCAGTAAGTTCCATGTGGACCTGGAGTACGAGCTGGCCAACCTGCATGGCAAAGACGCTGCGCTGCTCTTCACTTCATGCTTCGTGGCCAATGACTCCACGCTATTCACTCTGGCTAAGATTCTCCCAG GTTGTGAGATCTACTCCGATGCAGGGAACCATGCATCGATGATCCAGGGTATAAGGAACAGTGGGGCCAAGAAGTTCATCTTCCGTCACAACGATGTCAACCATTTACGAGAGCTGCTGCAGAAGTCTGACCCTGCCACCCCCAAGATTGTGGCCTTTGAGACTGTGCACTCCATGGATG GCGCTGTGTGTCCTCTGGATGAGATGTGTGACGTGTCCCATGAGTTTGGGGCCATTACGTTTGTGGACGAGGTACATGCTGTTGGCTTGTATGGGGCCAGGGGAGGCGGCATCGGCGACAGGGACGGCGTCATGCACAAAATGGACATAATCTCAGGAACTCTCG GTAAGGCATTTGGCTGTGTGGGCGGCTACATCGCTGGTACCAACGCCCTGGTGGACACGGTGCGCTCCTACGCAGCAGGCTTCATTTTCACTACCTCGCTGCCACCCATGCTGCTGGCTGGGGCCCGGGAGTCCATCCACACCCTGAAGGGGGAGGAGGGCCGTGTGCTGCGCAGGAAACACCAGAGGAACGTCAAGCTGCTTCGTCAGATGCTGATGGACTCGGGCCTGCCCGTTGTCTACTGCCCCAGCCACATCATCCCTGTCCGT GTGGCGGACGCAGCCAAGAACACAGAGGTGTGTGACATCATGATGTCTCGCTACTACATCTATGTGCAGGCCATCAACTACCCCACTGTGGCTCAGGGAGAGGAGGTCCTCCGCATCGcccccaccccacaccacactCCCCAGATGATGCAGTACTTTGTCG AACGTCTGGTGAAGGCCTGGAATGAGGTGGGTCTGGAGCTAAAACCTCACTCGTCAGGGGAGTGTAACTTCTGCCAGCAGCCTCTCCACTTTGAGCTGATGACTGAGAGAGAGCGGTCTTTCTTCACCGGCATGAGTCACATGATATCAGCCAGAGCCTAA
- the LOC124045686 gene encoding 5-aminolevulinate synthase, nonspecific, mitochondrial-like isoform X2, translated as MFRKLFSFCSVKVEWDVFRFRGSKMDTVIRRCPFLTMVPRVFLQLAGKSSLVGYALKCPVMMDLASRPLARALSSSVSVSTPTNDGEHIKGVQLPPGHPMPLAGQPVGSKCPFLAAEMVQKNTSVVREACIELSEDVQDRSTVHTEKSQLDPTVVDLINADRADLGTLKNMLKQHTPKVSHLLQDNLPKASANFHYDKFFEKKIDARKKDHSYRVFKTVNRRATSFPMADDYSESLLIKRDVSVWCSNDYLGMSRHPRVNQAIMDTLQKHGAGAGGTRNISGTSKFHVDLEYELANLHGKDAALLFTSCFVANDSTLFTLAKILPGCEIYSDAGNHASMIQGIRNSGAKKFIFRHNDVNHLRELLQKSDPATPKIVAFETVHSMDGAVCPLDEMCDVSHEFGAITFVDEVHAVGLYGARGGGIGDRDGVMHKMDIISGTLGKAFGCVGGYIAGTNALVDTVRSYAAGFIFTTSLPPMLLAGARESIHTLKGEEGRVLRRKHQRNVKLLRQMLMDSGLPVVYCPSHIIPVRVADAAKNTEVCDIMMSRYYIYVQAINYPTVAQGEEVLRIAPTPHHTPQMMQYFVERLVKAWNEVGLELKPHSSGECNFCQQPLHFELMTERERSFFTGMSHMISARA; from the exons ATGTTTAGAAAGTTATTTTCCTTCTGTTCGGTCAAAGTGGAATGGGATGTTTTCAG ATTCAGAGGGTCTAAGATGGACACTGTGATCCGCCGATGCCCCTTCCTGACAATGGTGCCCCGGGTGTTCCTGCAGCTGGCAGGGAAGTCATCCCTGGTTGGCTATGCCCTGAAGTGCCCTGTGATGATGGACCTGGCCTCACGCCCTCTGGCCAGAGCTCTCTCCTCTTCGGTCTCAGTGTCCACACCAACAAACGATGGTGAGCACATTA AGGGGGTCCAGCTGCCCCCGGGCCACCCCATGCCTCTTGCTGGCCAGCCTGTGGGCTCCAAATGCCCCTTCCTGGCGGCTGAGATGGTGCAGAAGAACACCAGCGTGGTGAGGGAGGCCTGCATCGAGCTGTCAGAGGATGTACAGGACAGGAGCACCGTCCACACAG AGAAGTCCCAATTGgatcccactgtggtggacctgATCAACGCTGACAGGGCTGACCTAGGCACCCTGAAAAACATGCTGAAACAGCACACCCCCAAGGTTTCTCACTTACTGCAAGACAACCTACCCAAAG CATCTGCCAACTTCCACTACGATAAGTTCTTTGAGAAGAAGATCGATGCCAGGAAGAAGGATCACAGCTACCGGGTGTTTAAGACCGTGAACCGGCGCGCCACGTCCTTTCCCATGGCAGACGACTACTCTGAGTCGCTCCTCATCAAGAGAGACGTTTCTGTGTGGTGCAGCAACGACTACCTGGGCATGAGCCGACACCCCCGCGTCAACCAAGCCATCAT gGATACATTACAGAAGCACGGGGCAGGAGCTGGAGGAACACGGAACATCTCAGGGACCAGTAAGTTCCATGTGGACCTGGAGTACGAGCTGGCCAACCTGCATGGCAAAGACGCTGCGCTGCTCTTCACTTCATGCTTCGTGGCCAATGACTCCACGCTATTCACTCTGGCTAAGATTCTCCCAG GTTGTGAGATCTACTCCGATGCAGGGAACCATGCATCGATGATCCAGGGTATAAGGAACAGTGGGGCCAAGAAGTTCATCTTCCGTCACAACGATGTCAACCATTTACGAGAGCTGCTGCAGAAGTCTGACCCTGCCACCCCCAAGATTGTGGCCTTTGAGACTGTGCACTCCATGGATG GCGCTGTGTGTCCTCTGGATGAGATGTGTGACGTGTCCCATGAGTTTGGGGCCATTACGTTTGTGGACGAGGTACATGCTGTTGGCTTGTATGGGGCCAGGGGAGGCGGCATCGGCGACAGGGACGGCGTCATGCACAAAATGGACATAATCTCAGGAACTCTCG GTAAGGCATTTGGCTGTGTGGGCGGCTACATCGCTGGTACCAACGCCCTGGTGGACACGGTGCGCTCCTACGCAGCAGGCTTCATTTTCACTACCTCGCTGCCACCCATGCTGCTGGCTGGGGCCCGGGAGTCCATCCACACCCTGAAGGGGGAGGAGGGCCGTGTGCTGCGCAGGAAACACCAGAGGAACGTCAAGCTGCTTCGTCAGATGCTGATGGACTCGGGCCTGCCCGTTGTCTACTGCCCCAGCCACATCATCCCTGTCCGT GTGGCGGACGCAGCCAAGAACACAGAGGTGTGTGACATCATGATGTCTCGCTACTACATCTATGTGCAGGCCATCAACTACCCCACTGTGGCTCAGGGAGAGGAGGTCCTCCGCATCGcccccaccccacaccacactCCCCAGATGATGCAGTACTTTGTCG AACGTCTGGTGAAGGCCTGGAATGAGGTGGGTCTGGAGCTAAAACCTCACTCGTCAGGGGAGTGTAACTTCTGCCAGCAGCCTCTCCACTTTGAGCTGATGACTGAGAGAGAGCGGTCTTTCTTCACCGGCATGAGTCACATGATATCAGCCAGAGCCTAA
- the spo11 gene encoding meiotic recombination protein SPO11 isoform X1, translating to MESNMSEQFVEIDNFGLEVLENVDMMMEPQHSHEEVSNQEVLILIEKVILEIVTSLSKDEAPVLVLPNRSSWANVSFDNAVGLQMTSGSSVTTVRSNCSSSVTKFGHILKVLSTIYKLVQSNVYATKRDIYYNDTQLFGSQRTVDSIVDDISCMLKVPRRRLHVFINGLQLATSKGFISGDLCYLEEDSTKVDCHSNSTATPVSSNVGGIRNIVSSAKFVLIVEKDATFQKLLDYDFCTKLCPCIMITGKGVPDVNSRLMVRKLWDTLHIPIFALVDADPYGIEIMCIYKYGSVAMSFEAHSLTVPSVMWLGLLPSDLQRLRVPEDALIPLTQRDQNKLTSLLKRPYLACQPAWQKEMEMMQRSKVKAEIQSLASIAPDFLSRVYLPNKLRYGGWI from the exons ATGGAATCAAACATGTCTGAACAGTTCGTTGAAATTGACAATTTCGGCCTTGAGGTGTTGGAAAATGTTGATATGATGATGGAACCTCAACACAGCCACGAGGAAGTCAGCAA CCAGGAAGTTTTAATCCTCATTGAAAAGGTGATTCTAGAGATAGTCACCAGTCTGTCCAAAGATGAAGCTCCAGTTTTGGTCCTACCCAACCGATCCAGCTGGGCCAATGTAAG TTTTGACAATGCCGTTGGCCTTCAAATGACTTCAGGAAGTTCTGTTACCACAGTTCGGAGCAACTGTTCCTCGTCTGTCACTAAATTTG GGCACATTCTCAAGGTTCTATCCACCATCTACAAACTTGTGCAGAGCAACGTATATGCCACAAAAAG GGACATCTATTACAACGACACACAGCTTTTTGGTTCACAGAGGACTGTCGATTCCATTGTGGATGACATCTCCTGCATGCTCAAGGTTCCACGCAGAAGACTAcatgtg tttattAACGGTCTCCAGCTAGCTACGTCCAAGGGCTTCATCTCAGGTGATCTGTGTTACCTGGAGGAGGACAGCACCAAGGTGGACTGCCACTCCAACTCCACT GCTACTCCAGTCTCTTCTAATGTTGGCGGAATCAGGA ACATTGTGTCATCTGCTAAGTTTGTATTGATAGTGGAGAAGGACGCTACCTTCCAGAAACTGCTCGATTATGACTTTTGCACCAAGTTATGTCCTTGCATCATGATCACA GGTAAAGGTGTCCCAGATGTGAACAGCAGGCTGATGGTGAGAAAGCTTTGGGATACTCTGCACATCCCTATATTTGCTCTGGTGGATGCTGACCCTTACG GCATTGAGATCATGTGCATCTACAAGTACGGATCAGTG GCCATGTCATTTGAGGCCCACAGTCTGACCGTCCCCAGCGTTATGTGGCTAGGCCTCCTCCCCTCTGACCTCCAGAG ATTGAGAGTACCTGAGGATGCTCTGAtccccctcacacagagagaccagAATAAACTGACCAGCCTGCTGAAGAGACCCTACCTGGCCTGCCAACCTGCCTGGCAGAAAGAG ATGGAAATGATGCAACGGAGCAAGGTGAAAGCTGAGATCCAGTCCCTGGCCTCCATAGCCCCTGATTTCCTCAGCCGTGTCTACCTGCCAAACAAGCTGCGCTACGGGGGCTGGATATGA
- the spo11 gene encoding meiotic recombination protein SPO11 isoform X2 — translation MESNMSEQFVEIDNFGLEVLENVDMMMEPQHSHEEVSNQEVLILIEKVILEIVTSLSKDEAPVLVLPNRSSWANVSFDNAVGLQMTSGSSVTTVRSNCSSSVTKFGHILKVLSTIYKLVQSNVYATKRDIYYNDTQLFGSQRTVDSIVDDISCMLKVPRRRLHVLATSKGFISGDLCYLEEDSTKVDCHSNSTATPVSSNVGGIRNIVSSAKFVLIVEKDATFQKLLDYDFCTKLCPCIMITGKGVPDVNSRLMVRKLWDTLHIPIFALVDADPYGIEIMCIYKYGSVAMSFEAHSLTVPSVMWLGLLPSDLQRLRVPEDALIPLTQRDQNKLTSLLKRPYLACQPAWQKEMEMMQRSKVKAEIQSLASIAPDFLSRVYLPNKLRYGGWI, via the exons ATGGAATCAAACATGTCTGAACAGTTCGTTGAAATTGACAATTTCGGCCTTGAGGTGTTGGAAAATGTTGATATGATGATGGAACCTCAACACAGCCACGAGGAAGTCAGCAA CCAGGAAGTTTTAATCCTCATTGAAAAGGTGATTCTAGAGATAGTCACCAGTCTGTCCAAAGATGAAGCTCCAGTTTTGGTCCTACCCAACCGATCCAGCTGGGCCAATGTAAG TTTTGACAATGCCGTTGGCCTTCAAATGACTTCAGGAAGTTCTGTTACCACAGTTCGGAGCAACTGTTCCTCGTCTGTCACTAAATTTG GGCACATTCTCAAGGTTCTATCCACCATCTACAAACTTGTGCAGAGCAACGTATATGCCACAAAAAG GGACATCTATTACAACGACACACAGCTTTTTGGTTCACAGAGGACTGTCGATTCCATTGTGGATGACATCTCCTGCATGCTCAAGGTTCCACGCAGAAGACTAcatgtg CTAGCTACGTCCAAGGGCTTCATCTCAGGTGATCTGTGTTACCTGGAGGAGGACAGCACCAAGGTGGACTGCCACTCCAACTCCACT GCTACTCCAGTCTCTTCTAATGTTGGCGGAATCAGGA ACATTGTGTCATCTGCTAAGTTTGTATTGATAGTGGAGAAGGACGCTACCTTCCAGAAACTGCTCGATTATGACTTTTGCACCAAGTTATGTCCTTGCATCATGATCACA GGTAAAGGTGTCCCAGATGTGAACAGCAGGCTGATGGTGAGAAAGCTTTGGGATACTCTGCACATCCCTATATTTGCTCTGGTGGATGCTGACCCTTACG GCATTGAGATCATGTGCATCTACAAGTACGGATCAGTG GCCATGTCATTTGAGGCCCACAGTCTGACCGTCCCCAGCGTTATGTGGCTAGGCCTCCTCCCCTCTGACCTCCAGAG ATTGAGAGTACCTGAGGATGCTCTGAtccccctcacacagagagaccagAATAAACTGACCAGCCTGCTGAAGAGACCCTACCTGGCCTGCCAACCTGCCTGGCAGAAAGAG ATGGAAATGATGCAACGGAGCAAGGTGAAAGCTGAGATCCAGTCCCTGGCCTCCATAGCCCCTGATTTCCTCAGCCGTGTCTACCTGCCAAACAAGCTGCGCTACGGGGGCTGGATATGA